One part of the Anaeromyxobacter sp. Fw109-5 genome encodes these proteins:
- a CDS encoding fimbria/pilus outer membrane usher protein has translation MTRKHAARALAVLAALASAAAQADPTATLTGSLEAGHPERSSVATAAERSRGTPTPPATGELSDAEGDLRPAFLQLFVNGVPGDTALVLIAPRDAWISPADLARTGLSGIGGARRELDGRTLVSLRSLAPDVRFELDERELALRLEAAPSLLGRGAVDLRAWSRPAGIETGDAPSAFLNYAAHATTQEDASGFLEAGVSRDAALLTGSVSATQVAGVVRGLTTLTLDRPERLLRLTAGDALVAPDALSGAPMLAGIGIAREWSLDPYRVRAPLPGATAFAATPSTVDVYVNGALARSLPVAPGTYDLSNLPVTTGANDVRLVVRDAFGRTQAIEAAHYQAQGLLAPGLDELGWWAGALRERYGTESFSYGDPVLIGRHRRGFSDRLTGGARLELGPRVQQAGASVTVGSGAGELEAAAAASADEGAPGAAGFLAWRYSARRFALGADASVLSSRFAHATLAAGADRALWRAGAHVAAPLGRVASVELQYVGAEQRDAGASHRVEARTSLRVGGGAWLQLSASVSRDRAADPAAAVFAQLVMAAPGGGTLDAGVRSGRAGTSASTGLQRTLPVGPGVGYRLRADSAAGGTVSALAQAQPEFGRYELGYDHGRGSEVGSASASGGLVLVGRRLFATRPVEQGFALLRVPGVPGVRAYLDRRPVGRTDARGDLLVPGLLPYYGNRLGIEDADVPASYRIGDTERLVASRPRGAAVVRFDVERLRAVEGWLRLARREGAVVPAYGTFELDLPGGTRRSPVGADGAFWLEDVPAGEHAARVYWNGEVCELPLAVPESGAGVLELGTVTCGPRAPML, from the coding sequence GTGACCCGTAAGCACGCCGCGCGGGCCCTGGCCGTCCTCGCCGCGCTCGCGAGCGCGGCGGCGCAGGCGGATCCGACCGCGACCCTGACTGGATCTCTCGAGGCCGGTCATCCCGAGCGTAGCTCCGTCGCGACAGCGGCGGAGCGAAGTCGAGGGACCCCGACCCCGCCCGCGACCGGGGAGCTTTCGGACGCCGAAGGCGATCTCCGCCCCGCCTTCCTCCAGCTCTTCGTGAACGGGGTGCCCGGCGACACCGCCCTCGTGCTGATCGCGCCGCGGGACGCCTGGATCTCTCCAGCGGACCTCGCCCGCACCGGCCTGTCCGGCATCGGGGGCGCGCGCCGCGAGCTCGACGGCCGCACACTCGTGTCGCTCCGCTCGCTCGCCCCGGACGTCCGCTTCGAGCTGGACGAGCGCGAGCTCGCCCTGCGGCTCGAGGCCGCCCCGAGCCTGCTCGGGCGCGGCGCGGTGGATCTCCGCGCGTGGAGCCGCCCCGCGGGCATCGAGACCGGCGACGCGCCCAGCGCGTTCCTCAACTACGCCGCCCACGCCACGACGCAGGAGGACGCGTCCGGCTTCCTCGAGGCGGGCGTCTCGCGCGACGCGGCGCTCCTCACCGGCTCCGTGTCGGCCACGCAGGTGGCCGGCGTCGTCCGCGGGCTCACCACGCTGACGCTCGATCGACCGGAGCGGCTCCTGCGCCTCACGGCGGGCGACGCGCTCGTCGCCCCGGACGCCCTCTCCGGCGCGCCCATGCTCGCCGGCATCGGGATCGCGCGCGAGTGGTCGCTCGACCCGTACCGCGTGCGCGCCCCGCTCCCCGGCGCCACCGCCTTCGCCGCGACGCCCTCCACCGTGGACGTGTACGTGAACGGGGCCCTCGCGCGCAGCCTGCCGGTCGCCCCCGGGACCTACGACCTCTCGAACCTCCCCGTCACGACCGGCGCGAACGACGTGCGCCTCGTGGTGCGGGACGCGTTCGGGCGCACGCAGGCGATCGAGGCCGCGCACTACCAGGCGCAGGGCCTGCTCGCCCCAGGCCTCGACGAGCTGGGCTGGTGGGCGGGGGCGCTGCGCGAGCGGTACGGGACGGAGAGCTTCTCCTACGGCGATCCCGTCCTCATCGGACGACACCGGCGCGGCTTCAGCGACCGGCTGACCGGGGGCGCCCGGCTCGAGCTCGGCCCGCGCGTGCAGCAGGCCGGCGCCTCCGTCACGGTCGGCTCGGGGGCGGGGGAGCTGGAGGCGGCCGCGGCGGCGAGCGCCGACGAGGGCGCGCCCGGCGCGGCCGGCTTCCTCGCCTGGCGCTACTCCGCGCGCCGCTTCGCGCTCGGCGCGGACGCGTCCGTCCTCTCGAGCCGCTTCGCCCACGCGACCCTCGCGGCGGGCGCCGACCGCGCCCTCTGGCGGGCCGGAGCGCACGTCGCGGCGCCGCTCGGTCGTGTCGCGAGCGTCGAGCTCCAGTACGTCGGGGCCGAGCAGCGCGACGCGGGCGCGAGCCACCGCGTCGAGGCGCGCACCTCGCTGCGCGTGGGCGGCGGCGCGTGGCTGCAGCTCTCCGCCTCGGTCAGCCGGGATCGCGCCGCGGACCCGGCCGCCGCGGTGTTCGCCCAGCTCGTCATGGCCGCGCCCGGAGGCGGGACGCTCGACGCGGGCGTTCGCTCCGGGCGCGCCGGGACGAGCGCGAGCACGGGCCTCCAGCGCACGCTGCCCGTCGGTCCCGGCGTCGGCTATCGCCTGCGCGCGGACTCGGCGGCGGGGGGAACGGTGAGCGCCCTGGCGCAGGCGCAGCCGGAGTTCGGACGGTACGAGCTCGGCTACGATCACGGGCGCGGGAGCGAGGTCGGCTCTGCGTCGGCCTCGGGAGGGCTCGTCCTGGTCGGGCGGCGCCTCTTCGCGACGCGCCCCGTCGAGCAGGGCTTCGCCCTCCTTCGCGTCCCGGGCGTGCCGGGCGTGCGGGCCTATCTCGACCGCCGTCCCGTGGGGCGCACCGACGCGCGAGGCGACCTGCTCGTGCCGGGCCTCCTCCCCTACTACGGCAACCGGCTCGGCATCGAGGACGCCGACGTCCCCGCGAGCTACCGCATCGGTGACACCGAGCGGCTCGTGGCCTCGCGGCCGCGCGGCGCGGCGGTGGTGCGGTTCGACGTGGAGCGGCTGCGGGCGGTGGAGGGTTGGCTGCGCCTCGCGCGCCGCGAGGGCGCCGTCGTCCCCGCCTACGGCACGTTCGAGCTCGACCTCCCCGGCGGCACGCGGCGCTCTCCGGTCGGCGCGGACGGCGCGTTCTGGCTCGAGGACGTGCCCGCGGGAGAGCACGCGGCGCGCGTCTACTGGAACGGCGAGGTCTGCGAGCTGCCGCTCGCCGTCCCGGAGAGCGGCGCGGGCGTGCTCGAGCTCGGCACCGTCACCTGCGGGCCACGCGCGCCGATGCTCTGA
- a CDS encoding molecular chaperone encodes MRPLRRAARALRVLLAAAALAPAAASGGDLDVSPVNVELSGKVRTALLSLRNGDGAAARYQLRAYGWAQKPDGAMDLTPSRELVVFPPLLELAPGEARNVRIGTDAAPAGTERTWRLFIEELPRAEAAEDAARVEVLTRVGVPVFLAPAAPVERGELALLGRDGARIRLALRNTGTVRLRPRSVRLALVAADGTSVLERSLDVWYVLAGGERVYEVDVPAEACARAAAVVATAALERGVLEARAAGACRDP; translated from the coding sequence ATGCGACCGCTCCGCCGAGCCGCCCGCGCCCTCCGCGTCCTCCTCGCCGCCGCCGCGCTCGCGCCCGCCGCCGCGAGCGGCGGCGACCTCGACGTCTCGCCGGTGAACGTGGAGCTGTCCGGCAAGGTCCGCACCGCGCTCCTGTCGCTGCGCAACGGCGACGGCGCGGCCGCGCGGTACCAGCTCCGCGCGTACGGCTGGGCGCAGAAGCCGGACGGCGCGATGGACCTCACCCCCAGCCGCGAGCTCGTCGTCTTCCCGCCCCTCCTCGAGCTCGCGCCCGGCGAGGCGCGGAACGTCCGCATCGGCACCGACGCCGCGCCCGCCGGGACGGAGCGCACCTGGCGCCTCTTCATCGAGGAGCTCCCGCGCGCCGAGGCCGCGGAGGATGCGGCGCGGGTCGAGGTGCTCACGCGCGTCGGGGTCCCGGTCTTCCTCGCCCCCGCCGCCCCGGTGGAGCGCGGCGAGCTCGCGCTCCTGGGCCGCGACGGGGCGCGCATCCGGCTCGCCCTGCGGAACACGGGCACGGTCCGGCTGCGCCCGCGGAGCGTGCGGCTCGCGCTCGTCGCCGCCGACGGGACGAGCGTGCTCGAGCGGTCGCTGGACGTCTGGTACGTGCTCGCCGGCGGCGAGCGCGTCTACGAGGTCGACGTGCCGGCGGAGGCGTGCGCGCGCGCCGCCGCCGTCGTCGCGACCGCCGCGCTCGAGCGCGGCGTGCTCGAGGCGCGCGCCGCGGGCGCGTGCCGTGACCCGTAA
- a CDS encoding spore coat U domain-containing protein has product MKRPLPQQLTAMLCATLAAAAAGAALAPRAVDAAQPPSPGPSCSVSAGSVAFGAYDPLSPTHLDSTGTIGLTCAVRQLVTISLGTGQSGTFARELRGPGGAALRYDLYTDATRTQVWGDGTAGTATWPFETERGRYVPVYARVLAGQDVPAGPYSDTIVVTIQF; this is encoded by the coding sequence ATGAAACGGCCGCTCCCACAGCAGCTCACCGCGATGCTCTGCGCGACCCTCGCCGCCGCGGCGGCGGGCGCGGCGCTCGCACCGCGCGCGGTCGACGCGGCGCAGCCGCCGAGCCCAGGGCCTTCCTGCAGCGTGTCCGCGGGGAGCGTCGCGTTCGGCGCCTACGATCCGCTCTCGCCCACCCACCTCGACTCCACGGGGACGATCGGCCTGACGTGCGCCGTGCGCCAGCTGGTGACGATCTCGCTGGGAACCGGGCAGTCCGGCACGTTCGCGCGCGAGCTGCGCGGGCCGGGCGGAGCGGCGCTGCGGTACGACCTCTACACGGACGCCACGCGGACGCAGGTGTGGGGCGACGGGACCGCCGGCACCGCCACCTGGCCCTTCGAGACGGAGCGCGGGAGATACGTGCCCGTGTACGCCCGCGTGCTCGCGGGCCAGGACGTCCCCGCCGGCCCGTACTCCGACACGATCGTCGTGACGATCCAGTTCTGA
- a CDS encoding spore coat U domain-containing protein, producing the protein MNRFLRLTLALGAALAAGAAHAETATAQFQVTATVVKKCKISATTIAFGNYDPATILSAEGTLTLKCTKGTLYSVALDGGSTGSRQMTQAAEVLDYELYSDAGHTAVWPSTAAAPSVAAAGADEALIIFAQVPADQYPAPGAYADTVTATINY; encoded by the coding sequence ATGAACCGCTTCCTCCGTCTCACCCTCGCGCTCGGCGCCGCGCTCGCCGCGGGGGCCGCGCACGCCGAGACCGCCACCGCCCAGTTCCAGGTGACCGCCACCGTCGTGAAGAAGTGCAAGATCTCCGCGACGACGATCGCGTTCGGGAACTACGACCCGGCGACGATCCTCTCGGCGGAGGGGACCCTCACGCTCAAGTGCACGAAGGGCACGCTCTACTCCGTCGCCCTCGACGGCGGCTCCACGGGCTCGCGGCAGATGACGCAGGCGGCGGAGGTGCTCGACTACGAGCTCTACAGCGACGCCGGTCACACCGCGGTGTGGCCGTCCACCGCCGCGGCGCCTTCGGTGGCCGCTGCCGGCGCCGACGAGGCGCTCATCATCTTCGCGCAGGTCCCGGCGGACCAGTACCCCGCGCCCGGCGCCTACGCCGACACGGTCACGGCCACGATCAACTACTAG
- a CDS encoding response regulator — protein MSIGEAQPVDVLAVDDDPRNLEATRALLSGSGARIVEARSAEEALRILLTREVALILLDVGLPGMSGLEMAKLVRARERTRHTPIIILTASSDPRLLERGYALGAVDFLTTPVPEQALRAKVAFFIEAHRKNEALRHNAELLRAAQERELARNVAEARRRWEEEALRREMERDRRLVDTLHRANERLKLLSSVRSDLLTAQVVRERLPAICDRVAAHLGLERWSLHLADPDGRLSLAATGGADGAQVARARALDSVEAILGGTAARVAARGEPVPPIGEALGVVCCAARPLHTGDRVLAAFAFGSAERDACDPDDPATLELVGYAMAMALERDRLIAELQGRNAELREADRRKDQFLAMLAHELRNPLAPVTNAVRLLQDYGADAHVRERALAAAERQVRHMARLVDDLLEVSRVRSGKVCLRKETVELARVVREAVQSVDELVASRGHALALELPDAPLLVEGDAVRLTQVVENLLTNAVKYTDPGGHLRVELRREGREAVLAVRDDGIGIAPELQDTIFELFVQAEQGVDRSRGGLGIGLSLVKTLVDMHGGAVGVTSAGPGQGSTFTVRLPALAEDTAVPAAPEPARPARGRRPRDILVIEDNPDIRETLAELLRRRGHAVREAEGGRAALELARDLAPEVALVDIGLPELDGFEVAQRLREVAPEVRLVALTGYGRAEDRRRGAAAGFLAHLVKPVDIDELSAVIDSLD, from the coding sequence GTGTCCATCGGCGAGGCCCAGCCGGTCGACGTCCTGGCGGTGGACGACGACCCGCGGAACCTCGAGGCGACGCGGGCGCTCCTCTCCGGCTCGGGCGCCCGGATCGTGGAGGCCCGCTCCGCGGAGGAGGCCCTCCGCATCCTCCTCACGCGCGAGGTCGCGCTCATCCTCCTCGACGTCGGGCTCCCTGGCATGTCCGGGCTCGAGATGGCGAAGCTCGTCCGCGCGCGCGAGCGCACGCGCCACACCCCCATCATCATCCTGACCGCGAGCTCCGACCCCCGGCTGCTCGAGCGCGGCTACGCCCTCGGCGCGGTGGACTTCCTCACGACGCCCGTCCCCGAGCAGGCGCTGCGCGCGAAGGTCGCCTTCTTCATCGAGGCGCACCGCAAGAACGAGGCGCTGCGCCACAACGCGGAGCTCCTGCGCGCCGCGCAGGAGCGCGAGCTCGCCCGGAACGTGGCGGAGGCGCGGCGGCGCTGGGAGGAGGAGGCGCTCCGGCGCGAGATGGAGCGGGATCGGCGGCTCGTCGACACCCTGCACCGGGCGAACGAGCGGCTCAAGCTCCTCTCGAGCGTCCGCAGCGACCTGCTCACCGCCCAGGTCGTGCGGGAGCGGCTCCCGGCCATCTGCGATCGCGTGGCGGCGCACCTCGGCCTGGAGCGCTGGTCGCTGCACCTCGCCGACCCGGACGGGCGGCTGTCGCTCGCCGCCACCGGAGGCGCGGACGGCGCGCAGGTGGCGCGCGCGAGGGCCCTCGACAGCGTCGAGGCGATCCTCGGCGGGACGGCGGCGCGCGTCGCGGCGCGCGGCGAGCCCGTGCCCCCCATCGGCGAGGCGCTCGGCGTGGTCTGCTGCGCCGCGCGGCCGCTGCACACGGGGGACCGGGTCCTCGCGGCGTTCGCCTTCGGCTCGGCCGAGCGCGACGCTTGCGACCCCGACGACCCCGCCACGCTCGAGCTCGTCGGCTACGCGATGGCGATGGCGCTGGAGCGCGACCGGCTCATCGCCGAGCTCCAGGGACGCAACGCGGAGCTGCGCGAGGCGGACCGTCGCAAGGACCAGTTCCTCGCCATGCTCGCGCACGAGCTGCGCAACCCGCTCGCGCCGGTGACCAACGCCGTGCGCCTCCTCCAGGACTACGGCGCGGACGCGCACGTCCGCGAGCGGGCGCTCGCGGCGGCGGAGCGGCAGGTGAGGCACATGGCGCGCCTCGTGGACGACCTCCTCGAGGTGTCGCGCGTCCGCAGCGGCAAGGTGTGCCTGCGCAAGGAGACCGTGGAGCTGGCGCGGGTGGTGCGCGAGGCGGTGCAGAGCGTGGACGAGCTCGTCGCCTCGCGCGGGCACGCGCTCGCGCTGGAGCTGCCGGACGCGCCCCTGCTCGTCGAGGGCGACGCCGTCCGCCTCACGCAGGTCGTCGAGAACCTCCTCACCAACGCGGTCAAGTACACCGATCCCGGCGGCCACCTGCGCGTCGAGCTCCGGCGCGAGGGGCGCGAGGCGGTGCTCGCGGTGCGGGACGACGGCATCGGGATCGCACCCGAGCTCCAGGACACCATCTTCGAGCTGTTCGTGCAGGCGGAGCAGGGCGTCGATCGCTCGCGCGGCGGCCTCGGCATCGGGCTCTCCCTCGTGAAGACCCTGGTGGACATGCACGGCGGCGCCGTCGGCGTGACGAGCGCCGGGCCCGGGCAGGGCTCCACCTTCACCGTGCGGCTCCCCGCGCTCGCCGAGGACACCGCCGTGCCGGCGGCGCCGGAGCCCGCCCGCCCGGCGCGCGGGCGGCGCCCGCGCGACATCCTGGTGATCGAGGACAACCCCGACATCCGCGAGACGCTCGCGGAGCTGCTGCGCCGGCGCGGCCACGCGGTGCGCGAGGCGGAGGGCGGGCGCGCGGCGCTCGAGCTCGCCCGCGACCTCGCCCCCGAGGTCGCGCTCGTGGACATCGGGCTGCCCGAGCTGGACGGCTTCGAGGTCGCCCAGCGGCTGCGCGAGGTGGCGCCGGAGGTCCGCCTCGTGGCGCTCACCGGCTACGGGCGGGCCGAGGACCGGCGCCGCGGCGCCGCGGCCGGCTTCCTCGCCCACCTCGTGAAGCCCGTGGACATCGACGAGCTCTCCGCAGTCATCGACTCGCTGGACTGA